One Balaenoptera musculus isolate JJ_BM4_2016_0621 chromosome 13, mBalMus1.pri.v3, whole genome shotgun sequence genomic region harbors:
- the CKAP2L gene encoding cytoskeleton-associated protein 2-like isoform X4, which produces MVLPGPSAAAEERQRKLQEYLAAKGKLKCQNTKPYLKAKNNCPKPPASKSTIRPKKDVTNHVALPVKATRPISIKLQSRPASITGSQRPKLEPPKLLGKKRLTSECASSNPNCKPSGSSQQQHEFGSSTTGKLSRKTMGSLNIQELKTTKQQETIGRMAEI; this is translated from the exons ATGGTGCTGCCGGGGCCCTCCGCCGCCGCGG AAGAGCGGCAGAGAAAGCTCCAGGAGTACCTAGCAGCCAAGGGAAAACTGAAGTGCCAAAACACCAA GCCTTATCTAAAAGCCAAGAATAATTGCCCGAAGCCTCCAGCTTCTAAATCG aCTATTAGACCTAAAAAGGATGTTACCAACCATGTTGCTTTGCCTGTCAAAGCTACAAGACCCATCAGCATTAAACTTCAGTCCAGACCTGCCAGTATCACAGGGTCCCAGAGGCCAAAGTTGGAGCCACCAAAACTTCTGGGCAAAAAAAGGCTCACTTCAGAATGTGCTTCTTCTAACCCAAACTGTAAGCCTTCCGGAAGTAGTCAACAACAGCATGAATTTGGATCATCCACTACTGGAAAACTGTCAAGAAAAACCATGGGGTCACTTAATATACAGGaattgaaaactacaaagcagCAG GAAACAATTGGAAGAATGGCAGAAATCTAA